Within Raineyella sp. W15-4, the genomic segment AGCCGCCGAGCACCGCCACGCCGAGGGCCGACCCGATCTGCCGGACCGTGGTCAGCATTCCCGACGCCTCACCGGACAGGCCGACCGGCACCTCGGCAAGGGAGACACTCGTCACCTGGGCGGTTGCCATGCCCACGCCGAGTCCGTAGAGGAAGAGACAGGCCCCGACCGACACCGCAGTGCCCGGCAGCACCAGGGCCAGGGCCGCGACGGCGAGGGCCTCGACGAGGACGCCGAACTGGACGACGCGGCGGGCGCCGATCCGGCGGGTGAGCTGGGGGACTGCGCCGGACATCAGGAAAGTGCCGATGGCGAGCACCATCATCAGCCAGCCGGTGCCCAGCGCGTCGTAGCCCAGCGCGCCCTGCAGGACGAGGGGAAGGGCGAAGAGCATGCCGAATTCCCCGAGAGTGATCACGAGGGAGGCGATGGCGCCGTACCGGAAGTTCGCGATGCGCCACAACCCGAGGTGGGCCTGGACGATCGCACCGCGGCGATGCCGGACCTGCTCCGCCCACACCCACAGCCCCATCACGACGACCCCGCCGGCAAGGGCGAACGGCACGGGCGACAGCGAGCCGTCGGCCTGGTGCAGCCAACCGAACGAGGAGGACTCGACCAGGGCGAAGACGATGCCGCCGAGGCCCAGGGTGGCCAGCACCGTGCCGGACCAGTCGATCCCCCGGCGCAGCGTACGGTCCCGGGTCTCCGGCAGGTAGCGGGTGGCCAGGATCACGGCGGCGATCCCGAACGGGACGTTCAGCCAGAAGGCCCACCGCCAGCTCGCGTCGGTGGCGAGCCAGCCGCCGACGAGCGGGCCGACAGCCGCCATGCCGCCGATCGCCGAGCCGTAGATCGCGAAGGCGATGTTGCGGTCCTTGCCGGTGAACATCGCGTTGATGGTCGAGGTGGTGGCGGGCAGCACCATGGCCGCCCCGATGCCCTGCACCAGCCGGGCCACCAGCAGCACCTCGGGGCTGCCCGCCGAGCCGGCCACCAGGGAGGATGCCATGAAGACGACCAAGCCGGCGACGAACATCATCCGGCGGCCAAACAGGTCACCGAACCGGCCCGACGTGAGCATGAGTGACGCGAAGACGAGGGAGTAGACGGCGCTCACCCACTGTGCCTGGGTGGCCGTCATATGGAGGTCGTCGATGACGACGGGGAGTGCGACGTTGGCGATGGTGGCGTCCATGATCACCAACGAGGTGCCCAGGGCGATGGCGGCCATCGCCCACCAGCGGTGGGGCACACCGGTGAAGTCGCCGGTGGAGGCCGGGGTGGACGCGGGAGCGGGCACCGGGGCGGGCCCGGCGGAACCCGTGGGACGGCCAGGGGCGGAAGCGGTGGGGTCGGACATCGAGTCTCCCGGACGGTGCCACGCGATATGGCAGGGACAATCTTGCTGACAGCTAGACGGTAACATGCCGACGGCGTGTTGGTAAATGTCGGGCCGGGTGACGTGCATCGCCCTGATCGGGCGGATCCGTGGGAGGATGAGCCGGTGCCGAAGATCTCTGCCGCGACCGTCGCCGAACATCGGGCGATGAAGGAACGTCAGGTGATCTCGGCGGCTGTCGACCTGCTCACCACCGAAGGGGCGGCGGCTGTCACGCCGGCTGCGGTGGCCGCGCGAGCCGGCCTGGCCCGGACCAGCGTGTACCAGTACGCGCGGTCGGGCAACGAACTGGTCGCGCTGGCGGTGGAGGAGACCTTTGTCCAGGTGAAGGCTGCCCTGGCGGTGGCTCTCGATGCTGCCGGCTCCGATCCCGCGGCCCGGCTGGAGGCGATCATTCGTACGGTCCTCCAGGGGGCGGCGGACGGGCATGCCCCCGGTCCGGCGGTGGATGTCGCGGCGCTCGGGTCGGCTCAGCAGGAGCGGCTGCGTCAGCTGCACCAGGAGCTGGTCGCTCCGCTGGCGGCGGCGATCGAGGCGGCGGGTGCCAAGGACGTGAGGCTCCTGACGGCGATCTCCTGGGGAGCGATCAACGGGGTGGTCCCCCTGATCGAGCACGGGATGCCTGTCGAGGCGGCGGTCGCCTCGGTGGTGGCGTACGTCCGGGCTGGGGTCTCCACGGACCCCTGAGCCGAGCCTGGCCGGGGTCCTCGACGGACCTCTGAACCCCTCGAGCCTGAGCGGTGCGGCCGTGGGGGCGGATCGATCAGTGGGAGTTCAGTTCGTAGCGCTCCCGCGCCAGGAAGATGCTGTCGCCGGTCAGATTCGAGGAGCAGCTGACGCCGTTGGACTGGCTGAAGCACATCATGTCGCCCATCCGGACGGCCTGACCGTACGCGAGGGTCGGGATCGAGGAGCCGGTCGTGGGCTGGCGGATGCTGTCGCCGGCGCACACCACCGTCGCGTGGCCGTTCGTGTCGATGCCGAGGTCCCCGTGGTCCAAGGTGCAGCCGTCCGGTGCCGGTGGGGTCCAGGCGCGGTCCTTGGCGTCGCACCGTACGTTCGACGAACCCATCTGGCAGACGATGTTGCCCGTCGGCGACACGAACTGGTAGGCGGCCTGGCCCGACAGATCCAGGACGGCAGCACGGGTCGGCGCCGGACTCGGGGTGGCGGACTCGGCGGTCGACGGGGAGCCCGCGGGGGAGGTCGAGGGGGATCCACCCGCCGTCGGGGAGGCCACCGCAGTGGCGACGGGGGAGGCGATGGCCCCCGGGCGCGGATCCAGGAACAGCACGCTCCCGATCACGGCAAGGACGACCAGTAGAAGCGCACCGCCGGTGACCAGGAGCACGATGCGTCGACGGGACGGACGGTCGTCGGTAGCCGTCCGGGCGGCGGATCCGCGGGTGGACGCCGGGTCAGCGGACGAACGAGGGGTGGACAACGGTTCAGGGTGCCTCACTTGCCGTCCTGCAGGGTCTCCCAGATCTCCTTGCACTCAGGGCACACCGGGAACCGGTCGGGATTGCGGGACGGCACCCACACCTTGCCGCACAGGGCGATGACCGGGGTGCCCATCACCATGGCCTCGGTGAGCCGTTCCTTGGGGACGTAGTGCGAGAAGCGCTCGTGGTCGCCCTCCTCGTAGCGGAGGTCCTCCTCCTGCTCGACGCGCTCGTCGACGAGGGTCTCGGCGCCGGGGGCCAGATGCTGGGTCATGGGACGAGTCTACGTTCCGATCACTTCGGGCTCACCCAGCGACAGCATCAGCCGGTTCGCCCAGGCGAAGAACGCGGTGGCGCCGATGACATCGAGGATCGCCAGGCCGTCCAGACCGGACGACCGCAGCGCCGCCAGGTGCTCCGGGCGCAGTTCCACCGGTGTCACGGTCAGGGCCACGGCTGCGTCGGTGATCGCCGACCAGCGCGGATCCGATCCGTCGTCGGTCAGCGCGTCCGGCCCCTCGGCGAGCAGCCGCTGGATGTCGGCTTCGCGACCTGAGTGGTGGCTGGCGAAGCGCGCGTGCACCGAGGCGCAGAACACACACCCGTTGACCCGCGACGTCACCGCCGCGGCCAGTTCGCGCTCCCCGCGGGGGAGCCCGTCGCGGGTGGAGTGGAAGATGTCGAAGTCCGCGCGCGTCCGGGCCTCCAGCACCGTCGGATCCTCGGCCAGCAGCCGGAAGTACGGGCTGGCGGCCCGCGAGGCCTGCACCAGGCCGGCGCGTTGCGCGTCGGTCAGCTCGGCCTCGGCCGGAGGCTCGAGCCAGGGCACCCAGCCCAGTGTGTCCTGGGTGAACGAGCGCGGACGGTCGAGCTCGGGACGGAGGACAGCGATGGTCATCAGGCTCCTTCGGTGGCGAGTTGGCGCAGCCCGTGGACGAGGCGGATCTGGTAGCCGAGGAAGGCGACGGCCTGGGAGAGGGTCACGATGCCGGCCTGCGACCAGCCGGCCCGGACCAGCGCCGCGAGCGCCTCGGGGCGGGAGTCGCGGGGATGGAACACCAGCAAGTGCGCATGCTCCAGCCCGGCAGCCAGTCGGTCGCCGAACCGGTCGCGGATGTCCGGCCCGGCGGCGTACGCCGTGCCCGGTTCGCTCTCGTCGGCGAGGTCAGGCTCGCGATAGCTGCCCCACGGGCCGGCACCCGCCGCGCGGCCGGCTTCGGTCAGCACCGGCTCGACCAGATCCGGGGCCACCTCGCCCAGCAGCCGCGCGTAGTGGTCGGTGACCGCGTCAGCATGATGCAGCGCGGCGACGAAGACGGCAACGGCCAGCCGGTGGTGGCGTGGGACCTGGTCGCCGGCGGCCGGTCCGAAGAGCAGATCGTGGGCCCGCTGGGTCTGCTCGCGGGCGATCGGCCGCCGGCGACGCAGCTCGTCGAGGTACCCACCCGATCGGAGGCCGGCCAGGTCGTCGACGACATCCACGGTGTCCGCTGTCGTTGAGGGCTGGCTGGCCGGGGCACTCACGCGGCGGTCCGGTCCGCGGCCGGGCGGTCGCCCGCGGTGGCCACTCGCCAGCCGAAGTGTGGCGCGACCCGGTCGGCGATCAGGGCGATGGACCGCAGGGTGGCCTCGTGCGGCGGGTCCACCGAGTGCACTTGGAAGACGACGTCGGTGGCCCGCGGCAGCACGGTGTCGGATTCGAGAGAGGCGATCACGTCGTCCGGGGTGCCGGCATGCGTGTCGGTCGCCGCGGCCAGGTCCTCCAGCGGGGCGGAGGCGAACCGCGGGTCGAGGTAGCGCAGCCGGTCCACCCCGCGCCGGAGCCCGTGCTCGGCGTACGCTTCCGCCTCGGCTCGGTCCTCGCTGACGAACAGCGTGCGTGAGGCCATGATCCGTGGCGCCACGTGCCGGGGCAGTGCCGCCAGGTAGGCGTCGACGATCGGGTGCTGCAGCTCGGCCAGAGTCGTCTCCGGCCTGTCGTCAGGTCGCGGCTGGGTGCGCGACAGCATCAGGCCGAGGCCGCGCCGGCCGGCCTGGCGGCCACCGTCCGCGGAGAAGGTCGCGTGCCACAGGCGCTGCGGCAACGTGCCTCCGGACGGATACAGCCGGTTCTCGGTGCCCGCGATGCCCCGTCCCTCCCAGGCGTCGAGCAGGGTGCGCAGGTGCCGGAAATAGGTGCCGTGCCGGCTCTCGAACCGGTGCCCGAACGTGGCGAAGGATCCCGGGGTGCCGCCGGAGGCCAGCCCGACCTCGAGGCGGCCGTCCGCGAGCCGGTCGAGCACGGCGAGGTCCTCGGCCACCCGGACCGGTTCCTCCATCGGCAGGGTGATCACTCCGGTGCCGAGGCGGATCCGGGTGGTCCGGGCGGCGGCGTACGCCAGGAAGACCAAAGGGGAGGGGAGACCCCCTTCGAGCTCATGGAAATGGTGCTGGGCGACCCAGGCCGACCGGTAACCGTGACGCTCCGCCTGCTGGATCTGGGCAAGCGCGTAGCGGTACCGGTCGGCGGCGGGGGCGTCCTCGAGGAGACGGGTGAAGAAGCCGAGGGCTGGTGCGGTCATACGGGACTCCTGGGATCGAGGCGAGTGCCTCGGGCGATAATACCTACTTGAGATCTAGAGTATAAGGTAAAATTCAGAGATAGATAAGTGGCGTTTAAGTTAGGTGGAGTTGCGATGCCACACCGGACCACCCGTACGATCCCCGCCGAGCTGGACCACCTCGTGCTGGCCACGCCCGACCTGTCCGCCACGGTGGCCGGGCTGGCGGAGGCGGTCGGGGTCCGGGCCGCACCGGGGGGACGGCACCCCGGGCGTGGGACCCGCAACCCGTAGTTCACGCTGACCACACCATCGCACTGACCACGAGACGGAGAATCCA encodes:
- a CDS encoding DUF3039 domain-containing protein, with translation MTQHLAPGAETLVDERVEQEEDLRYEEGDHERFSHYVPKERLTEAMVMGTPVIALCGKVWVPSRNPDRFPVCPECKEIWETLQDGK
- a CDS encoding putative FMN-dependent luciferase-like monooxygenase is translated as MTAPALGFFTRLLEDAPAADRYRYALAQIQQAERHGYRSAWVAQHHFHELEGGLPSPLVFLAYAAARTTRIRLGTGVITLPMEEPVRVAEDLAVLDRLADGRLEVGLASGGTPGSFATFGHRFESRHGTYFRHLRTLLDAWEGRGIAGTENRLYPSGGTLPQRLWHATFSADGGRQAGRRGLGLMLSRTQPRPDDRPETTLAELQHPIVDAYLAALPRHVAPRIMASRTLFVSEDRAEAEAYAEHGLRRGVDRLRYLDPRFASAPLEDLAAATDTHAGTPDDVIASLESDTVLPRATDVVFQVHSVDPPHEATLRSIALIADRVAPHFGWRVATAGDRPAADRTAA
- a CDS encoding DUF6636 domain-containing protein, with translation MSTPRSSADPASTRGSAARTATDDRPSRRRIVLLVTGGALLLVVLAVIGSVLFLDPRPGAIASPVATAVASPTAGGSPSTSPAGSPSTAESATPSPAPTRAAVLDLSGQAAYQFVSPTGNIVCQMGSSNVRCDAKDRAWTPPAPDGCTLDHGDLGIDTNGHATVVCAGDSIRQPTTGSSIPTLAYGQAVRMGDMMCFSQSNGVSCSSNLTGDSIFLARERYELNSH
- a CDS encoding MFS transporter, coding for MSDPTASAPGRPTGSAGPAPVPAPASTPASTGDFTGVPHRWWAMAAIALGTSLVIMDATIANVALPVVIDDLHMTATQAQWVSAVYSLVFASLMLTSGRFGDLFGRRMMFVAGLVVFMASSLVAGSAGSPEVLLVARLVQGIGAAMVLPATTSTINAMFTGKDRNIAFAIYGSAIGGMAAVGPLVGGWLATDASWRWAFWLNVPFGIAAVILATRYLPETRDRTLRRGIDWSGTVLATLGLGGIVFALVESSSFGWLHQADGSLSPVPFALAGGVVVMGLWVWAEQVRHRRGAIVQAHLGLWRIANFRYGAIASLVITLGEFGMLFALPLVLQGALGYDALGTGWLMMVLAIGTFLMSGAVPQLTRRIGARRVVQFGVLVEALAVAALALVLPGTAVSVGACLFLYGLGVGMATAQVTSVSLAEVPVGLSGEASGMLTTVRQIGSALGVAVLGGLLISSLTHGTQARLDAIPLPPAARSAVVTAVHDSIGAAIPGLQRDPRTTAAAELAAEALVDAAKVSTGVAGGILGVGFLATLALAEVSAEETLRRRGRAESAVDA
- a CDS encoding TetR family transcriptional regulator, whose amino-acid sequence is MPKISAATVAEHRAMKERQVISAAVDLLTTEGAAAVTPAAVAARAGLARTSVYQYARSGNELVALAVEETFVQVKAALAVALDAAGSDPAARLEAIIRTVLQGAADGHAPGPAVDVAALGSAQQERLRQLHQELVAPLAAAIEAAGAKDVRLLTAISWGAINGVVPLIEHGMPVEAAVASVVAYVRAGVSTDP
- a CDS encoding CMD domain protein gives rise to the protein MDVVDDLAGLRSGGYLDELRRRRPIAREQTQRAHDLLFGPAAGDQVPRHHRLAVAVFVAALHHADAVTDHYARLLGEVAPDLVEPVLTEAGRAAGAGPWGSYREPDLADESEPGTAYAAGPDIRDRFGDRLAAGLEHAHLLVFHPRDSRPEALAALVRAGWSQAGIVTLSQAVAFLGYQIRLVHGLRQLATEGA
- a CDS encoding VOC family protein, encoding MPHRTTRTIPAELDHLVLATPDLSATVAGLAEAVGVRAAPGGRHPGRGTRNP
- a CDS encoding alkylhydroperoxidase domain protein gives rise to the protein MTIAVLRPELDRPRSFTQDTLGWVPWLEPPAEAELTDAQRAGLVQASRAASPYFRLLAEDPTVLEARTRADFDIFHSTRDGLPRGERELAAAVTSRVNGCVFCASVHARFASHHSGREADIQRLLAEGPDALTDDGSDPRWSAITDAAVALTVTPVELRPEHLAALRSSGLDGLAILDVIGATAFFAWANRLMLSLGEPEVIGT